The proteins below are encoded in one region of Streptomyces sp. NBC_00490:
- a CDS encoding tachylectin-related carbohydrate-binding protein, with translation MKTIRTYGRRAAGLLTTAALSTALLTVTAPTADAATSCSGGVNIYGVLGDGRLTFSQINPATGDLAKVLVGPDLGFEPQAMATLNFNTVLMTSTSGALYRVDIRTNNTSLTLLNPPVRIADSGWTHDKLTYDGHGHLYGTTTSGLLLRYNVTEDKPAGSQHIGVRTEIGTGFVLKTLTATGDDRLGATTEDGRLLDYTVAGAGSWKSNSLKSSGWSGFNQLVSPGSGLYYGRLSTGAMYWYKDANPTDGSGADISYHLDDPVNTSGWTQKLLSAQPGTYTCTTSVDTVDRGNITEVKAAGRQLMNQKDAAWANASQWACLENLWDHESGWRWNATNPSSGAYGVPQSLPASKMDSAGDDWHENPLTQIRWGLSYIDGRYGSPCNAWNFWQANNWY, from the coding sequence GTGAAGACCATCCGCACCTACGGCCGCCGAGCCGCCGGTCTGCTGACCACCGCCGCCCTGAGCACCGCCCTCCTCACGGTGACCGCTCCCACCGCCGACGCGGCCACCAGCTGCTCGGGTGGCGTCAACATCTACGGCGTACTCGGCGACGGCAGGCTCACCTTCAGCCAGATCAACCCGGCCACCGGCGATCTCGCCAAGGTGCTCGTCGGACCGGACCTCGGCTTCGAGCCGCAGGCCATGGCGACCCTCAACTTCAACACCGTCCTGATGACCTCGACCAGCGGCGCCCTCTACCGCGTCGACATCAGGACCAACAACACCAGCCTCACCCTGCTGAACCCGCCGGTGAGGATCGCCGACAGCGGCTGGACCCACGACAAGCTGACCTACGACGGTCACGGCCACCTCTACGGCACCACCACCTCCGGCCTGCTGCTGCGCTACAACGTCACCGAGGACAAACCGGCCGGCTCCCAGCACATCGGCGTACGCACCGAGATCGGGACCGGGTTCGTCCTGAAGACGCTCACCGCCACCGGCGACGACCGGCTCGGCGCCACCACCGAGGACGGGCGGCTGCTCGACTACACCGTCGCGGGTGCCGGTTCCTGGAAGAGCAACTCCCTGAAGTCCTCCGGCTGGTCGGGCTTCAACCAGCTCGTCTCCCCGGGAAGCGGGCTGTACTACGGACGGCTCTCCACCGGGGCCATGTACTGGTACAAGGACGCCAACCCCACCGACGGCTCCGGCGCGGACATCTCGTACCACCTCGACGACCCGGTCAACACCAGCGGCTGGACGCAGAAGCTGCTGTCCGCGCAGCCCGGCACCTACACCTGCACGACCTCCGTGGACACCGTCGACCGCGGCAACATCACCGAGGTCAAGGCGGCCGGGCGGCAGCTGATGAACCAGAAGGACGCGGCCTGGGCCAACGCCTCCCAGTGGGCCTGCCTGGAGAACCTCTGGGACCACGAGAGCGGCTGGCGCTGGAACGCCACGAACCCGTCCTCCGGCGCGTACGGCGTCCCGCAGTCGCTGCCCGCCTCCAAGATGGACTCCGCGGGAGACGACTGGCACGAGAACCCGCTGACCCAGATCAGGTGGGGTCTGAGCTACATCGACGGCCGCTACGGCTCTCCCTGCAACGCGTGGAACTTCTGGCAGGCGAACAACTGGTATTAG
- a CDS encoding helix-turn-helix transcriptional regulator, translating to MLTALGLDAVAETVYRAMLRHPAAGVADLGDAVGLSEEQVRDALDTLSELALARPAAGDAGRLRAVSPDIGMEILMARQQAQLAAQQQRLEASRAAAAQLISEYAELRPAASHPGVEQLVGLDQIRDRLVVLTREVREEFLTFAPGGPQTADNMAASRPLNEDLLGRGVRMRTIYLDSVRANRPTVEHANWLAGLGGQVRTVPSLPTRMILMDRQIAMISVSSDDTAAGAVLLTGQGTLTALCALFETIWESAQPLGRLVPTDAHGLTGQQSTALRLLAEGHTDEAIAKRLGVSHRTARRIASELMERLGARSRFEAGVRAVQQHWLPPHP from the coding sequence GTGCTGACCGCACTCGGGCTCGACGCTGTCGCGGAGACGGTGTACCGCGCCATGCTCAGACATCCGGCCGCCGGTGTGGCGGACCTCGGCGACGCCGTGGGGCTGTCTGAGGAGCAGGTGCGCGACGCCCTCGACACCCTGAGCGAGCTGGCGCTGGCGCGTCCGGCCGCTGGGGACGCGGGGCGGCTGCGGGCGGTCTCGCCGGACATCGGCATGGAGATCCTGATGGCCCGGCAGCAGGCTCAGCTGGCGGCGCAGCAGCAGCGCTTGGAGGCCTCGAGGGCGGCTGCGGCCCAGCTCATCTCGGAGTACGCCGAGCTGAGGCCAGCCGCCAGTCACCCCGGCGTGGAGCAGTTGGTGGGGCTCGATCAGATCCGCGACCGGCTGGTCGTGCTCACCCGTGAGGTGCGCGAGGAGTTCCTGACGTTCGCGCCGGGCGGGCCGCAGACCGCGGACAACATGGCCGCGTCCCGGCCGCTCAACGAGGATCTGCTCGGCCGTGGGGTGCGGATGCGTACGATCTACCTGGACAGCGTGCGTGCCAATCGGCCCACTGTTGAGCACGCCAACTGGCTGGCCGGGCTGGGCGGTCAGGTCCGCACGGTGCCGTCACTTCCCACCCGGATGATCCTCATGGACCGGCAGATCGCCATGATCTCCGTCAGCAGCGACGACACCGCCGCGGGCGCGGTGCTCCTGACCGGACAGGGCACGCTCACCGCATTGTGCGCGCTCTTCGAGACCATCTGGGAATCCGCCCAGCCGCTCGGCCGGCTCGTCCCCACCGACGCGCACGGCCTCACCGGCCAGCAGTCCACCGCCCTGCGCCTGCTCGCCGAGGGCCACACCGACGAGGCCATCGCCAAGCGCCTCGGAGTCTCCCATCGCACCGCCCGCCGCATAGCCTCCGAACTCATGGAACGCCTCGGCGCCCGCAGCCGCTTCGAGGCCGGCGTACGAGCCGTCCAACAGCACTGGCTCCCGCCCCACCCGTAA
- a CDS encoding cellulase family glycosylhydrolase, whose protein sequence is MATGAAGALILGGLAVATLPASAAATGCSVAYKVQSQWPGGFTANLAITNLGSPVRGWTATFDFPDSDQKVTNGWSATWTQSGTRVSAASLDWNGALDTGGSASIGFTGAWKGANPEPASVALNGVTCTGSTTSPTPSPTTTPTSGPSGPAPELKVSGNKIVTTSGKQYRLLGVDRSSGEYACVQGKGLWDSGPVDQASVDAMKTWNIHAVRVPLNEECWLGINGSPSGATYQQGVRDYVNLLVANGITPILDLHWTRGAYTNGPDWHCKDATATCQKPMPDAQYAPQFWTGVANAFKGNDAVVFDLFNEPYPEIAAEWDKTVGWQCWRDGGTCTGLPYETAGMQDLVDAVRATGATNVLMLGGLEWANDMREWLTHKPTDPLNNIAASWHSYSFNACATESCWDSQVAPLAQQVPVVIGEFGQDNCGFDYMQRLVDWADTHNMGYLAWTWNPWGCSTGAVLIKDWAGTPEPGIGEGLKAHLLSQDPYTTP, encoded by the coding sequence ATGGCCACCGGCGCCGCCGGTGCACTGATCCTGGGTGGCCTTGCAGTCGCCACCCTGCCCGCGTCGGCAGCCGCCACCGGCTGCTCGGTCGCGTACAAGGTGCAGAGCCAATGGCCGGGAGGGTTCACCGCGAACCTGGCCATCACCAATCTCGGCTCCCCCGTGCGAGGGTGGACCGCGACGTTCGACTTCCCTGACTCCGACCAGAAGGTCACCAACGGCTGGAGCGCCACCTGGACACAGTCCGGAACCCGCGTGTCCGCCGCCAGCCTCGACTGGAACGGAGCGCTGGATACGGGCGGGTCGGCTTCCATCGGGTTCACCGGTGCGTGGAAGGGCGCCAATCCGGAACCGGCATCGGTTGCGCTCAACGGCGTGACCTGTACCGGCTCGACGACGTCCCCGACCCCCAGCCCCACCACCACTCCGACCAGCGGTCCCAGTGGCCCGGCCCCGGAACTGAAGGTTTCCGGCAACAAGATCGTCACCACGAGCGGCAAGCAGTACCGGCTGCTGGGTGTGGACCGCTCCAGCGGTGAATACGCTTGTGTGCAGGGCAAGGGGCTGTGGGACAGCGGCCCGGTCGATCAGGCGTCCGTCGACGCGATGAAGACCTGGAACATCCACGCGGTACGCGTGCCGTTGAACGAGGAATGCTGGCTCGGCATCAACGGCTCGCCCAGTGGAGCCACCTACCAGCAGGGCGTCAGAGACTACGTCAACCTGCTGGTGGCCAATGGCATCACCCCGATCCTCGACCTGCACTGGACGCGGGGCGCCTATACCAACGGGCCGGACTGGCACTGCAAGGACGCCACCGCGACCTGCCAGAAACCGATGCCGGACGCGCAGTACGCCCCCCAGTTCTGGACCGGTGTCGCCAACGCCTTCAAGGGCAATGACGCCGTCGTCTTCGATCTGTTCAACGAGCCCTACCCGGAGATCGCCGCCGAATGGGACAAGACCGTTGGCTGGCAGTGCTGGAGAGACGGCGGTACCTGCACAGGCCTTCCCTATGAGACGGCCGGCATGCAGGACCTTGTCGACGCGGTCCGGGCCACCGGAGCGACCAACGTCCTCATGCTGGGCGGCCTGGAGTGGGCCAACGACATGCGCGAGTGGCTGACGCACAAGCCGACCGACCCGCTGAACAACATCGCCGCGTCATGGCATTCGTACAGCTTCAACGCCTGTGCGACCGAATCCTGCTGGGACAGCCAGGTCGCGCCACTCGCACAACAGGTACCGGTCGTCATCGGTGAGTTCGGCCAGGACAACTGCGGCTTCGACTACATGCAGCGGCTGGTCGACTGGGCCGACACCCACAACATGGGCTATCTCGCATGGACCTGGAACCCGTGGGGCTGCAGCACCGGCGCCGTACTCATCAAGGACTGGGCCGGAACCCCCGAACCTGGCATCGGCGAGGGTCTGAAGGCCCACCTGCTCAGCCAGGACCCCTACACGACCCCGTAA
- a CDS encoding cellulose binding domain-containing protein, producing the protein MTSLRGRRHRLPLWVLVLAVVAVALPAIATSRAQGAATGCTVTYTTNEWSGGFTAQIRVTNLGAALNGWRLEWTYGGDQQVTSAWNAQVTQSGSAVTAVNVAHNAQLAAGGSVDFGLQGTWRTADPAPTAFALGGTPCGGTASPTPTATASPTPTATATAPAECAGATICSDFEDQTGTVPSGPWQTTAPDCQGTGKVSVDTSVAYSGTRSLRVDGGAGYCNHVFAASTRDLSSVGPVVYVRMRVRHTTALPTNHVTFVSMPDASQGGRALRVGGQNGALQWNRESDDATLPEQSPAGVALSTPLPTGQWLCLRFQIDTTAQSMRTWVDDREVAGLHVDGVPTQNVDGQWLARGTPPRPTGLRLGWESYGTGDDTLWFDDVALGSAPIGC; encoded by the coding sequence ATGACTTCATTACGCGGGCGCCGCCACCGCCTGCCTCTCTGGGTATTGGTGCTGGCCGTGGTGGCGGTGGCCCTTCCCGCCATCGCCACGTCGCGCGCCCAGGGCGCGGCCACGGGCTGCACGGTCACCTACACCACCAACGAGTGGTCCGGCGGCTTCACCGCCCAGATCCGCGTCACGAATCTCGGCGCCGCCCTGAACGGCTGGCGGCTGGAGTGGACCTACGGCGGCGACCAGCAGGTCACGTCCGCCTGGAACGCGCAGGTCACCCAGTCGGGCAGCGCGGTGACCGCCGTGAACGTCGCGCACAATGCCCAGCTCGCCGCCGGCGGGTCCGTGGACTTCGGGCTCCAGGGCACCTGGCGCACCGCCGACCCGGCTCCCACCGCCTTTGCCCTGGGCGGCACGCCGTGCGGCGGAACCGCGAGTCCCACCCCGACGGCGACCGCCTCACCGACACCGACGGCGACAGCCACGGCGCCGGCCGAATGCGCCGGGGCGACGATCTGCTCCGACTTCGAGGACCAGACCGGCACCGTGCCCTCGGGCCCCTGGCAGACCACGGCACCCGACTGCCAGGGCACGGGGAAGGTCAGCGTCGACACGTCCGTCGCCTACAGCGGCACCAGGTCGCTGCGCGTCGACGGCGGCGCCGGCTACTGCAACCACGTCTTCGCAGCCTCCACCCGCGATCTGTCCTCCGTCGGGCCCGTGGTGTACGTACGCATGCGGGTCCGGCACACCACCGCCCTGCCCACCAACCACGTCACCTTCGTATCCATGCCGGACGCCTCACAGGGCGGCAGGGCGCTGCGCGTCGGCGGGCAGAACGGCGCGCTGCAGTGGAACCGCGAGAGCGACGACGCGACGCTGCCGGAACAGAGCCCGGCGGGGGTCGCGCTCAGCACGCCGCTGCCGACCGGCCAGTGGCTGTGCCTGCGGTTCCAGATCGACACCACCGCCCAGTCCATGCGCACCTGGGTCGACGACCGGGAGGTCGCCGGACTGCACGTGGACGGGGTGCCGACCCAGAACGTCGACGGGCAGTGGCTCGCCCGTGGGACCCCTCCGCGCCCCACCGGCCTGCGCCTGGGGTGGGAGAGCTACGGCACCGGGGACGACACTCTCTGGTTCGACGACGTGGCCCTGGGCTCCGCACCGATCGGCTGCTGA
- a CDS encoding cellulose binding domain-containing protein produces MQLLSTPRSPARRRTATLLAALCRAALPVVAAAAQPPAASAAATEVLGNATHFAGLGSPYGGCGLPQRELDSQDFVALNVFNTPGDYSSTYPRPVPDSSASVKGVFDNGRNCGRWVKVTIGDYCTGTNDGAPGQPFCRNGSWVADKYNGATLTMIVADSCADANAWCRDDPNHLDLATDSLNRFRIGGTPVGTMYPDHWNNRHVSWSFVPAPDYSGDIRIGFLRGAQRYWPAIAVSHLPGGIHGVQYLTNGTWTDAAMNSDMGQSYVIGATTSGQSSFTIRIRDAADTWLGGDRTYSFSLPSGCAGGCSQDYTPVSYTTDSSGGTPPPTPAPSPSGDTACTAEWKLTGSWQGGYQADVTVTNTGSRPVTDWSVHHTLPGGVTVANRWNAVVDPSRPATTVHNASYNGSLAPGASTTWGMTLSGDDRDLGALSCTAS; encoded by the coding sequence ATGCAGCTTCTTTCAACTCCCCGCTCACCGGCCCGAAGGCGCACCGCCACGTTGCTGGCAGCGCTCTGCCGCGCCGCGTTACCCGTCGTGGCCGCGGCGGCCCAGCCGCCCGCCGCGAGTGCCGCCGCAACTGAGGTCCTGGGCAACGCGACCCACTTCGCCGGGCTCGGCAGCCCCTACGGCGGCTGCGGTCTGCCGCAGCGCGAACTGGACAGCCAGGACTTCGTGGCGCTCAACGTGTTCAACACACCCGGTGACTACTCGAGCACCTACCCCCGCCCGGTGCCGGACTCGAGCGCATCGGTCAAGGGCGTCTTCGACAACGGCCGCAACTGCGGCCGCTGGGTCAAGGTCACCATCGGGGACTACTGCACCGGCACCAACGACGGCGCCCCGGGCCAGCCCTTCTGCCGCAACGGCTCATGGGTGGCCGACAAGTACAACGGGGCCACCCTGACCATGATCGTCGCGGACAGCTGCGCCGATGCCAACGCCTGGTGCCGGGACGACCCCAACCACCTCGACCTGGCAACCGACTCCCTCAACCGCTTCCGGATCGGCGGCACCCCAGTGGGGACGATGTACCCGGACCACTGGAACAACCGTCATGTCTCCTGGAGCTTCGTCCCGGCCCCGGACTACAGCGGCGACATCCGTATCGGCTTCCTCAGGGGAGCCCAGCGGTACTGGCCCGCCATCGCCGTCTCCCATCTGCCGGGCGGCATCCACGGCGTCCAGTACCTGACGAACGGCACCTGGACCGACGCCGCAATGAACAGCGACATGGGGCAGTCCTACGTCATCGGCGCGACGACCTCCGGCCAGAGCAGCTTCACCATACGGATCCGCGACGCAGCCGACACCTGGCTGGGCGGCGATCGTACGTACTCTTTCTCGCTGCCGTCAGGCTGCGCGGGAGGCTGCTCGCAGGACTACACCCCCGTCTCCTACACCACCGACAGCTCTGGAGGGACACCACCTCCCACTCCCGCGCCGAGCCCCTCCGGCGACACCGCCTGCACGGCGGAGTGGAAGCTGACCGGCTCATGGCAGGGCGGGTACCAGGCCGACGTCACGGTCACCAACACCGGGTCCCGGCCGGTCACCGACTGGTCGGTGCACCACACCCTGCCGGGCGGTGTGACCGTGGCGAACCGCTGGAACGCGGTGGTGGATCCGTCCCGCCCCGCCACCACCGTTCACAACGCCTCCTACAACGGCTCGCTGGCACCGGGCGCGTCGACGACCTGGGGGATGACGCTCAGCGGCGACGACCGAGACCTCGGCGCACTCTCCTGCACCGCGTCCTGA
- a CDS encoding RHS repeat-associated core domain-containing protein, with protein sequence MSGVGTGFVREPSGTLVAMRSGGSSQYYLTDVQNSVIGLADTTAKRTATYTYGPYGEQRANSGTQEPFRYTSAYLDPAGLYKVGALYCDSRLGRFTQPDPSRQEDDPYLFTGGDPVSHTNPTGTTFMSFAESASKKIGFASDVISIG encoded by the coding sequence GTGTCCGGCGTCGGCACCGGTTTCGTCCGCGAACCGTCGGGCACCCTGGTGGCCATGAGGAGCGGCGGCAGCAGCCAGTACTACCTCACCGACGTCCAGAACTCAGTAATCGGCCTGGCCGACACCACGGCGAAGCGGACCGCGACCTACACCTACGGCCCCTACGGCGAACAGCGCGCCAACAGCGGCACCCAGGAGCCCTTCCGCTATACCAGCGCCTACCTCGACCCGGCAGGGCTGTACAAGGTGGGCGCCCTCTACTGCGACTCCAGACTCGGCCGCTTCACCCAACCTGACCCGTCACGCCAGGAAGACGACCCGTACCTCTTCACTGGCGGCGACCCCGTCAGTCACACCAACCCCACCGGAACCACATTTATGAGTTTCGCGGAGTCTGCGTCTAAAAAGATCGGCTTTGCGTCCGACGTCATCAGCATCGGGTAG